GGAGAACCCGGCTTCCCCCAAGATTCGACAGGGACATTGAGAGTCGCTTGGTTTCCCGGGTGGAGGTGCAGGTGAAGCCGGCGCCCATACGAAGGGCCTTGTCCAGGATATCCGGGTGAAAGCCGATCCCACAAGGGAAGAAAACCTCCTTTACATCTTCTAAGTATAGGAAATCAAACAGGATGTCATTGATAGTCTCCTCGTTGTATACCATACAGGGTGTAGTACTACGTCCCGCAATTTCCAGGAGTTCATCGTATCTCTCTCTCCACCAAGCGCCCCTTTGGGCAACAGAATGCAAAAGATTTCCAGAGTCAGGGTGTTTTTCATTCATGGTCAAGATAAGGGACCTTGGATCCAGCAGAGCCGGGACTCCCCGATCTCTCCGACCCTCCCGAAAAAGCAGGAGATCCCATCCAGTTTCGGGAAGATGCAGGCACGGGCCCCATGCTGTCTCCTTGAAAAAGAATCTGTATGGGTTTTTTCAGGCTAATACGTAGCCCCGATCCTGTCAAAGGATCATGTTTGACATGTCTTATCAAGAAGGGCAAGCGGATCAGACATGCGCTCCCCTTTGCCTTAACAACCACCCACGGGAACAATTTTGGGGTCCTTGCATCTGACCAAATTTTGCCATGGTCGGACAAAATTTTTCTAAAAATGCAGTTTCAGTGCATCCCATTTTCTCTCTGTGATTCTTCATCCCATTGATTGAACCGGGTATCAGGCCTCTTCCAGTCCTGGCATATCTCTTGCTCATCCAGGCTTTTTGCCAGTAAACATGTCCCTTTCAGGCGATATGAGCTGGAAGGGGCTGGCACACAGGATCCAGAAGGAGGAATATGAATGACCAGAATTTTCAATTCCGACCTAAGAGACAGTGCGACCCTTGAACATCCAGATCCCTTTCCTGTTCATAAGCTTAAGAGGGTGGACCGGCCTACAACTTTTATTGACGAAGCCAAGGTTCAACGGGTATCAGAGCGGGATGGGGGGTTTTACAGGGCCGGACACGGAGAATTCGGCCCAAGGCTTGAAAAGGAGTACAAGCGCTTTGTAACAAAGCACCCCCTCTCAGGTGCCCTTGATGCCATGACGGGCTATCTGGGTGAACTCGTTGAACCCCCGAAAGAAGAAATAGACTATTCAGGCACCGCGTGGGGCGCCTCATCCTGGGCGCCTATGCCTCAAGTGGCGAAGAAACAGGCCCCCGGCACGGATGATCCGCAGAGGATGGCAAGGCATATAAAGGAAGTCTGCTACTTCCTGAGGGCGGACCTGGTCGGCATTTGCAAACTCCCACCCTATGCCGTTTTCAGCCACCGGAAGGCTGACGGTGCACCCGTGGAATGTAACCACAAATACGCCATCGCCGTCCTGGTGGATCAGGACTGGCGAACCTCTTCGGCCACCAATGGGCATGACTGGATCAGCAATTCCATGAGTTTCCTGTCCTATTCCACGACCGCCTTCATCACCTGTATCGTGGCTGACTATATCCGGAGGCTAGGCTATCCCGCGAGGGCCCATCACGCCATGAATTACCAGGTGGTGGTCCCCCCGATCCTCCTCTGGGCGGGTCTGGGAGAGATGTGCAGGATTGGGGATATCGTCTTGAATCCTTTCCTGGGGCCCCGCTTCAAGGCAGGGATTATAACGACTGATCTTCCTTTGGCCGTAGACAAACCCATCGATTTCGGTCTCCAGGATTTCTGTTCCAAGTGCGGGAAGTGCGCCCGGGAATGCCCGTCCCAGGCCATCAGTTACGGCGATAAGGAGATGTATAACGGGTACATGAAATGGATGAACGACGTTGAGAAGTGTACCGCCATGAGGGTCGGTAACCCTAACGG
This is a stretch of genomic DNA from Deltaproteobacteria bacterium. It encodes these proteins:
- a CDS encoding reductive dehalogenase, translated to MTRIFNSDLRDSATLEHPDPFPVHKLKRVDRPTTFIDEAKVQRVSERDGGFYRAGHGEFGPRLEKEYKRFVTKHPLSGALDAMTGYLGELVEPPKEEIDYSGTAWGASSWAPMPQVAKKQAPGTDDPQRMARHIKEVCYFLRADLVGICKLPPYAVFSHRKADGAPVECNHKYAIAVLVDQDWRTSSATNGHDWISNSMSFLSYSTTAFITCIVADYIRRLGYPARAHHAMNYQVVVPPILLWAGLGEMCRIGDIVLNPFLGPRFKAGIITTDLPLAVDKPIDFGLQDFCSKCGKCARECPSQAISYGDKEMYNGYMKWMNDVEKCTAMRVGNPNGSGCGTCIKVCPWNKPYTLFHRAISWTMTHVPFARRFGIWGDDLMGYGKADKRRKWWLDFEEIDGELRVPSPPHEE